A single region of the Abditibacteriota bacterium genome encodes:
- a CDS encoding TldD/PmbA family protein: MYRFPDGLYTDVRTEDSAHITVAVMNGEVRTDTQLSRKGAFIRVWDGVLWYTCSTDMPENIQQEIDRLAGLAKNRLPAGGDAYVRALEVHRDKAMAYRGDKSLRLVEPRAVRDLVEHYRQACFTRDVPELKQYQISCAVNAVSKRFVSSLGSDIETDTQRCRLNASCQLVIKGWPVGAYKGFQKASFEELSGHEQEILSEIDRYIDYGNNAVDAEPGEYVTILAPVVTAMFTHESFGHKSESDFMLNDKTLREEWVMGKQVGAPGVSIVDMGDMPNNGRLIYDDEGTLTRKTYLIKDGVLTGRLHDVRSAVTLGEEPTGNSRAQDYTCPPIVRMTNTYMEPGTASPEDLIKSTADGVYVYAVSYGTGSSLFTLKPTLCYRIRDGRLAEPLRTNVVTGSVFKTLFDIDGIGNDFELFDTYTCGKNGQSVPVSAGGPTIRVKALNIN; this comes from the coding sequence ATGTATAGATTTCCGGACGGTCTGTATACCGACGTGCGGACAGAAGACTCTGCGCACATCACGGTAGCGGTCATGAACGGCGAGGTCCGCACGGACACTCAGCTCTCCCGAAAGGGAGCCTTTATCAGAGTATGGGACGGAGTCCTGTGGTACACCTGCTCCACGGACATGCCCGAGAACATCCAGCAGGAGATAGACCGGCTGGCGGGGCTGGCCAAAAACCGGCTGCCCGCCGGGGGCGACGCCTACGTCAGGGCCCTGGAGGTCCACCGGGACAAGGCCATGGCCTACCGGGGCGACAAGAGCCTGCGCCTGGTGGAGCCCCGGGCGGTGCGGGACCTGGTGGAGCATTACCGGCAGGCCTGCTTTACCCGGGACGTGCCCGAGCTGAAGCAGTACCAAATATCCTGCGCGGTGAACGCAGTCTCAAAGCGCTTTGTCTCCAGCCTGGGCAGCGACATAGAGACCGACACCCAGAGGTGCCGGCTGAACGCCTCTTGCCAGCTGGTGATAAAGGGCTGGCCCGTGGGGGCCTACAAGGGCTTTCAGAAGGCTTCTTTTGAAGAGCTGTCCGGCCACGAGCAGGAAATACTCAGCGAGATAGACCGCTACATAGACTACGGCAACAACGCCGTGGACGCGGAGCCCGGGGAATACGTCACCATCCTGGCACCGGTGGTCACGGCCATGTTTACCCACGAGAGCTTTGGCCACAAGAGCGAGTCCGACTTCATGCTCAACGACAAGACACTCCGGGAAGAATGGGTCATGGGCAAGCAGGTAGGCGCCCCGGGAGTATCCATTGTGGATATGGGGGACATGCCCAACAACGGCCGGCTCATCTACGACGACGAAGGCACCCTGACCCGGAAGACCTATCTCATCAAAGACGGAGTCCTCACGGGCCGGCTCCACGACGTCAGGTCCGCCGTCACCCTGGGAGAAGAGCCTACGGGCAACTCCCGGGCCCAGGACTACACCTGCCCGCCCATAGTGCGCATGACCAACACCTACATGGAGCCGGGGACGGCTTCTCCGGAGGACCTGATAAAGAGCACCGCGGACGGGGTATACGTCTACGCCGTGTCCTACGGCACCGGCTCCTCCCTCTTTACCCTGAAGCCCACCCTGTGCTACCGCATACGGGACGGCAGGCTGGCGGAGCCCCTGCGGACCAACGTGGTCACGGGCAGCGTGTTCAAGACCCTGTTTGACATAGACGGCATAGGCAACGATTTTGAGCTCTTTGACACCTACACCTGCGGCAAGAACGGCCAGAGCGTGCCCGTATCCGCAGGCGGGCCCACCATCAGGGTCAAGGCCCTGAACATCAATTAG